The Maylandia zebra isolate NMK-2024a linkage group LG7, Mzebra_GT3a, whole genome shotgun sequence genome contains a region encoding:
- the ppp6r3 gene encoding serine/threonine-protein phosphatase 6 regulatory subunit 3 isoform X5 — translation MFWKFDLHTTSHIDTLLEKEDVTLTEVMDEDDVLQECKAQNHKLVDFLLRPQCMEDLVTFITQEPSTDVEEKVKYKYPNISCELLTSDVSQINDRLGEDEKLLMKLYSFLQNEPPLNPLLASFFSKVLSILIGRKPEQIVDFLRKQEDFVDLMIKHIGTSAIMDLLLRMLTCIEPQQLRQDVLNWLNEEKVIQRLVEMIQPSQDEDRHSNASQSLCEIIRLSRDQMFQVQGSSEPDPLLSTLEKQETVEQLLSNIFDKEKNESAIVSVIQILLTLFETRRPAFEGHMECPPGMSHPSFSVNHSILEAVRPRLKDFHQLLLEPPKKNMMKTTWGVLDPPVGNTRLNVVRLVASLLQSNTHSINTELINLNTLGVILDMYFKYIWNNFLHIQVEICTAMILAMPPAPIDIQPDTEAEHVKESILIKHLFQKCQFIQRIIDAWSSNEKEQAEGGRRRGYMGHLTRIANSIVHNCDKGPNGPQIQQLISELPAEDREKWESFISGQLADTNKRNTVDLVNTHHIHSSSDDEVDFKESGFHQDSSLQQAFSDYQMQQMTSNFIEQFGFNDEEFADQDDVVDIPFDRISDINFSLNTNESANIALFEARCKEKIQQFEDAGSDEDDIWDEKDVTFAPEAQRRPRSSGSTDSEESTDSEEEDVKRDQFEASNPSNDDRMEVDTGPVWTANFDDIPMDTGTSTASNSNPSNPAPSSPSTSPDTAWSSSPAANSNSETGWADFSNFTPVNPKDPLRCNSPVAMETSIETIDPLGVNAPMQSEDCDGWLGTSVASPAASAPSDCGSSKAEEEASSSEHRSITETVINGSMKETVSLTVDAKTETAVFKSEEEKIASSEKYSVVEYVESERAGINSSATACCPKTGEKCRPIVELPNGPLEEMSPTEEAKLDRSSVSSEPAVNGPA, via the exons ATGTTTTGGAAATTTGACCTCCACACCACATCCCACATTGACACACTGCTGGAGAAGGAGGATGTGACGCTTACAGAGGTAATGGATGAGGATGATGTCCTGCAGGAGTGCAAGGCCCAGAATCACAAACTTGTGGACTTCCTGCTGAGACCACAGTGTATGGAGGACCTGGTTACCTTTATCACACAGGAACCCAGTACTGATGTTGAGGAAAAGGTTAAATACAA GTATCCCAACATATCATGTGAGCTGCTTACATCAGATGTGAGCCAGATCAATGACAGACTAGGAGAAGATGAAAAACTGCTGATGAAATTGTACAGTTTCCTCCAAAATGAGCCGCCCCTCAACCCCCTCCTGGCCAGCTTCTTCTCCAAAGTTCTTTCTATTCTTATAGGACGCAAGCCTGAACAG ataGTTGATTTTTTGAGGAAGCAGGAAGACTTTGTAGACTTGATGATAAAACACATCGGGACCTCTGCGATCATGGACTTGCTGCTCAGGATGCTCACCTGCATCGAACCACAGCAGCTACGACAAGATGTTCTCAAT TGGCTGAATGAGGAGAAAGTGATTCAGAGACTGGTGGAGATGATACAACCTTCTCAAGATGAAGAT AGACACTCCAATGCATCACAGTCACTCTGTGAGATCATTAGACTGAGCAGAGACCAGATGTTCCAGGTGCAGGGCTCTTCAGAACCTGATCCACTTCTGTCCACACTTGAAAA GCAGGAGAcagtagagcagctgctctcTAATATCTTCGACAAGGAAAAGAACGAGTCTGCAATTGTCAGCGTTATCCAGATCCTGCTCACATTGTTTGAGACGAGGAGACCAGC GTTTGAGGGTCATATGGAGTGCCCCCCAGGGATGTCTCATCCATCATTCTCAGTGAACCACAGCATCCTCGAGGCTGTGAGACCCAGACTCAAAGATTTTCACCAGCTGCTACTCGAACCTCCAAAG AAGAATATGATGAAGACAACATGGGGGGTTCTGGACCCTCCAGTGGGCAACACCAGGCTCAATGTGGTCAGActggtcgccagtctgttgcagagcaacacacacagcatcaATACAGAACTAATTAACCTCAACACACTTGGAGTTATACTA GATATGTATTTCAAATACATCTGGAACAACTTCCTCCACATTCAGGTGGAAATCTGTACAGCCATGATACTGGCTATGCCTCCTGCCCCCATAGACATCCAACCAGACACAGAGGCAGAACACGTGAAGGAAAGCATCCTCATCAAACAT CTGTTTCAAAAGTGCCAATTTATACAGAGAATCATTGATGCCTGGAGCTCCAATGAGAAAGAACA GGCAGAAGGTGGGCGGCGACGAGGCTACATGGGTCACCTGACCAGAATAGCCAACTCTATAGTTCATAACTGCGACAAAGGCCCTAATGGGCCGCAAATACAACAGCTCATCTCTG AGCTCCCTGCAGAGGATCGAGAAAAATGGGAATCTTTTATTTCTGGACAGCTGGCtgacacaaacaaaagaaacactgtTGACTTG GTAAATACACACCACATCCATTCTTCCAGTGATGATGAGGTGGACTTTAAAGAGAGTGGTTTTCACCAAGACTCGTCTCTTCAACAA GCCTTTTCTGATTATCAGATGCAACAAATGACGTCCAATTTTATTGAGCAGTTTGGCTTCAATGACGAAGAGTTTGCTGATCAGGACGATGTTGTGGA TATTCCCTTTGATAGAATATCAGACATCAATTTTTCACTGAATACAAATGAAAGT GCAAATATCGCTTTGTTTGAGGCACGCTGTAAGGAGAAAATCCAGCAGTTTGAAGATGCTGGTTCAGATGAAGACGATATCTGGGATGAAAAAGATGTCACCTTTGCACCAGAGGCACAGAGACGCCCCAG GAGTTCAGGCAGCACAGACAGCGAGGAGAGCACAGACTCGGAGGAGGAGGACGTGAAGAGGGATCAGTTTGAAGCTTCCAACCCCAGCAACGATGACAGAATGGAAGTTGACACAG gcCCAGTGTGGACGGCAAATTTTGATGATATCCCTATGGACACGGGTACATCCACAGCTTCAAACTCCAACCCCAGCAACCCAGCTCCATCCTCTCCCTCCACCTCCCCTGATACAGCATGGAGCTCCTCTCCTGCAGCTAACTCAAACTCAGAAACTGGCTGGGCTGATTTCTCCAACTTCACTCCTGTCAA cccCAAAGACCCCCTGAGATGCAACTCTCCTGTTGCTATGGAAACCAGTATAGAAACAATTGACCCTTTAGGGGTTAACGCACCCATGCAGTCTGAAG ACTGTGATGGCTGGTTGGGCACGAGTGTGGCTTCTCCAGCTGCCTCTGCACCTAGTGATTGTGGGAGCTCTAAGGCAGAGGAGGAAGCATCTAGCTCTGAGCACCGCAGCATCACAGAAACGGTCATCAATGGCTCCATGAAAGAAACAGTCAGTCTCACTGTTGATGCCAAGACTGAGACCGCCGTTTTCAAGAG TGAGGAAGAGAAGATTGCTTCTTCAGAGAAGTACTCAGTAGTGGAGTATGTGGAGTCAGAGAGAGCAGGCATCAACAGCTCAGCCACAGCCTGCTGTCCTAAAACTGG TGAGAAATGTCGGCCCATTGTGGAGCTACCCAATGGTCCTCTGGAAGAAATGTCCCCCACAGAGGAGGCCAA GCTCGACAGAAGTTCTGTGTCCTCTGAGCCAGCTGTAAACGGGCCAGCATGA